Proteins encoded together in one uncultured Sphaerochaeta sp. window:
- a CDS encoding carbohydrate ABC transporter permease, which produces MLKRKERINRLLLNAFIIALGVSMLYPILWLVGASFKPSNMIFTDPSLWPKEFTTENYPVGWNGIGIVGFDTFFKNSFTICLLSALANAMFCSLTAYAFARLKFAGKKYWFAIMMITLMLPSHVTTIPRYIMFRNFGWINTFLPIVVPKFFATDAFFIFLLVQFIRGLPKDIDESAVIDGCSKFGIYTRIIMPLTLPALITTLLFSFLWTWDDFFNQLLYLTSPDKYTVPMGLRLFLDASGMSSWGPMFAMSVLSLIPAFILFFSLQKYFVRGIATTGIKG; this is translated from the coding sequence ATGCTGAAAAGAAAAGAAAGAATCAACAGGCTGCTGCTGAATGCATTCATTATAGCCCTTGGGGTAAGTATGCTCTATCCGATTCTCTGGTTGGTCGGGGCCTCGTTTAAGCCCAGTAATATGATCTTCACTGACCCCTCACTTTGGCCAAAGGAATTTACCACTGAGAACTATCCAGTAGGATGGAACGGCATAGGTATCGTAGGCTTCGATACGTTCTTCAAGAACTCCTTTACCATCTGCTTACTCAGTGCCTTGGCCAATGCAATGTTCTGTTCATTGACAGCCTATGCATTTGCCAGGCTGAAGTTTGCTGGGAAGAAGTACTGGTTTGCCATTATGATGATTACCCTGATGTTGCCATCCCATGTTACGACAATTCCTCGTTATATTATGTTCCGCAACTTTGGTTGGATTAACACGTTCTTGCCTATTGTGGTACCGAAGTTCTTTGCTACTGATGCATTCTTTATCTTCCTGTTGGTACAGTTCATCAGAGGATTGCCGAAGGATATTGACGAAAGTGCGGTCATCGATGGATGCAGTAAGTTCGGTATCTATACAAGGATTATCATGCCGCTCACGTTACCCGCCTTGATTACAACGTTATTATTTTCATTCTTATGGACTTGGGACGATTTCTTCAACCAGTTGCTCTACTTGACCAGTCCTGATAAATATACTGTCCCCATGGGACTGAGACTGTTTTTGGACGCTTCTGGCATGTCTTCCTGGGGGCCGATGTTTGCTATGTCTGTGCTTTCGCTCATTCCTGCATTCATTTTGTTTTTCTCCTTGCAGAAGTATTTTGTCAGAGGTATCGCTACTACTGGTATCAAGGGATGA
- a CDS encoding extracellular solute-binding protein, whose product MKKTLLVLLFVLLSASLVFGAGTKEQAAETGETTVRWAYWGSGERVTISQEAIDLYESRNPGVKVNPEVSGGAGDHFVKVDTQLAGGNGPDIIQMGGNIYDYADVLLPLDQYAGTLLDTAVIDPSAVASGTIDGKLLGVSTGVTMPALVYNKSMIERAGVPLPKRSLTYDEFRDYLVLLKSKLPRGVYPMQDIGVMSTNSTPFGYWTRYNGTPLYTAATSSTDVTASDAQKYLELFADYRKNGLVPPPDVAAGFAENNADSSALIAGKVAIGYLYTNQLGGYQAATTDELELMEFPGAAATKALWQAPSQFYTVNKDSKNPEETVKFINFLVNDPDAALILGSNRGASASASARAAGAASPADQKVLDYMQVAGPHSSAETDHVPNDTEFNSTLFLIYQRVAFGEITPAEGGKQIRDLLVRLINK is encoded by the coding sequence ATGAAAAAGACCTTATTGGTTTTGCTTTTCGTTTTACTGAGTGCTTCATTGGTTTTTGGTGCAGGCACCAAGGAACAAGCAGCAGAGACTGGGGAGACTACTGTCCGCTGGGCCTATTGGGGCAGTGGAGAGAGAGTCACCATCAGTCAGGAAGCCATTGATCTGTACGAGAGCCGAAATCCAGGAGTCAAGGTAAACCCTGAGGTTTCCGGTGGAGCTGGTGATCACTTTGTAAAAGTAGATACACAGCTTGCAGGTGGAAATGGTCCTGATATTATCCAGATGGGTGGAAACATTTACGACTATGCGGATGTGCTTCTCCCATTGGATCAGTATGCTGGAACCTTGTTGGATACTGCAGTTATCGACCCAAGTGCTGTTGCTAGTGGTACCATTGATGGGAAGCTTCTTGGCGTCTCTACTGGTGTTACGATGCCGGCATTGGTTTATAACAAGTCCATGATTGAGAGAGCAGGGGTTCCACTTCCAAAGAGATCCTTGACGTACGATGAGTTCCGTGACTATTTGGTATTGCTCAAGAGTAAACTGCCTCGTGGTGTTTATCCAATGCAGGATATTGGTGTTATGTCTACCAATTCCACACCATTTGGATACTGGACCCGATACAATGGTACTCCTCTCTACACTGCTGCTACCTCATCAACTGATGTAACTGCCTCTGATGCACAGAAGTACCTTGAGCTGTTTGCTGATTATCGTAAGAATGGTCTGGTTCCGCCACCAGATGTAGCCGCTGGATTTGCAGAGAACAATGCAGACTCTTCTGCTTTGATTGCTGGAAAGGTAGCCATTGGGTATCTCTATACCAACCAACTTGGTGGGTATCAAGCAGCAACAACTGATGAGCTTGAACTCATGGAGTTCCCAGGCGCTGCAGCTACCAAGGCTCTTTGGCAAGCACCAAGTCAGTTCTACACGGTAAACAAGGATTCCAAGAATCCGGAAGAAACGGTGAAGTTCATCAACTTCTTGGTCAATGATCCTGATGCAGCCTTGATTCTTGGCAGCAACAGGGGTGCAAGTGCTTCAGCTTCTGCTCGTGCAGCCGGTGCAGCATCTCCAGCAGATCAGAAAGTGCTTGATTACATGCAGGTTGCTGGTCCTCACTCTTCAGCAGAGACTGATCATGTACCGAATGACACTGAGTTCAATAGCACACTCTTCCTGATTTATCAGAGAGTTGCCTTTGGTGAAATCACCCCTGCCGAGGGTGGCAAGCAGATTCGTGACTTGTTGGTTCGTCTGATCAACAAGTAA
- a CDS encoding GGDEF domain-containing protein, with the protein MTPLDQRTKRFIRNLKATRIISALLAVEQLIYGLFLIQPGTPVRAQYFLSAFLISFLCLISLVISKPKETISGLGYPFFEMLPLALGMFIALNRMFANKGILLNIPTLYLAFIYGGAVFFLLDYVQSGILYGTFTIASIVMVNSHALLANNVPFRTDFVINNGIAWTVSALNYRYFRQEQKHISLIEEQNQQLRMLSEQDALTGLLNRRKIDNIISELLQNKQGGSAVSALILFDLDHFKLVNDTFGHQRGDLLLKEISALVKDQLLEDESLARWGGEEFLILTKRDGKALAESLRENIEKHVFEQVGKITASFGVSPVLPDDSEVKIFRQVDKALYRAKEMGRNRVELFRNS; encoded by the coding sequence ATGACTCCCCTCGACCAGAGAACCAAACGTTTCATCAGAAACTTGAAAGCTACCAGAATAATCTCAGCATTGCTTGCCGTAGAACAGTTGATCTATGGATTATTCCTGATACAGCCAGGTACTCCTGTGAGAGCCCAATATTTCCTCAGTGCCTTTCTTATTTCATTTCTTTGTCTCATCAGCCTTGTGATAAGCAAGCCTAAAGAAACCATCTCTGGACTGGGTTATCCATTCTTTGAAATGCTGCCCCTTGCACTTGGGATGTTTATTGCTCTCAATAGGATGTTTGCAAATAAAGGAATCCTCCTGAATATCCCCACGCTTTATCTAGCGTTCATCTACGGGGGAGCTGTTTTCTTTCTTCTGGATTATGTCCAGTCTGGTATTCTCTATGGTACGTTCACCATTGCATCGATCGTTATGGTGAACTCGCATGCGCTGCTTGCAAACAATGTCCCTTTTCGTACGGATTTTGTCATAAACAATGGTATTGCCTGGACTGTTTCGGCGCTCAACTATCGTTATTTTAGACAGGAACAAAAACATATCAGTCTTATCGAGGAACAGAACCAGCAACTACGTATGCTCAGCGAACAGGATGCACTGACCGGTTTACTCAACAGACGTAAGATAGACAACATTATTTCAGAGCTATTGCAGAACAAGCAAGGTGGTTCTGCAGTATCGGCACTTATCCTCTTTGATCTTGATCATTTCAAACTGGTCAACGATACCTTTGGTCATCAACGAGGGGATCTTCTCCTGAAAGAAATCTCTGCTCTAGTAAAAGATCAACTACTGGAAGATGAATCACTTGCCCGTTGGGGAGGGGAGGAATTCCTCATTCTTACCAAACGTGATGGAAAGGCACTCGCAGAATCATTACGAGAGAACATTGAGAAACACGTATTTGAACAGGTTGGAAAGATTACAGCCAGTTTCGGGGTCTCTCCCGTACTCCCTGATGATTCCGAGGTCAAGATATTCCGTCAGGTAGATAAGGCCCTCTATCGCGCCAAGGAGATGGGGAGAAACCGTGTGGAACTGTTTAGGAACAGTTGA
- a CDS encoding ABC transporter substrate-binding protein: MKKHLFIALLIAMVAMGSVAFAAGAQEAAPAKEVYFLNFKPEIADVYESKIAPAFEEETGIKLKVVTAASGTYAQTLKSEIAKSNPPVIFQTNGPVGLKESKSYTADLRNTDFYSILSDKSMALTDGEKVLAIPYAVEGYGIIYNDAIMRKYFALSGKAVSISSADEINNFATLKAVVEDMTKHKDALGIKGVFASTSLSAGNQWRWQTHLVNVPLHFEMVARDIPAGSSVPELEFTYSENMKNIWDLYLNNSTTAPGLLGSKSVDDSMAEFALGQAAMVQNGNWGASQILGVKGNKVADSDIKFLPIYTGIEGEENAGLNVGTENYLCINSNVSAEQQEMADQFLAWLFASETGKQFVKNDLMFITPFNSFKDSELPTDPLAKEVIRWMNKPGVNSVPWAFSIIPSEEWKNKFGAALAEYSVGRMNWNEVEKVAVDAWKTEYDLTN; encoded by the coding sequence ATGAAAAAACATCTGTTTATTGCCTTACTAATTGCCATGGTGGCAATGGGGTCGGTTGCATTTGCAGCTGGTGCCCAGGAAGCCGCTCCCGCCAAGGAAGTGTATTTCTTGAACTTCAAGCCAGAAATTGCTGACGTGTACGAATCCAAGATTGCACCTGCTTTTGAGGAGGAGACGGGAATAAAGCTGAAGGTCGTTACCGCTGCAAGCGGTACCTACGCACAGACGCTCAAGAGTGAAATTGCAAAAAGCAATCCTCCAGTAATCTTCCAGACCAATGGACCTGTTGGATTGAAAGAGAGCAAGAGCTATACCGCTGACCTGAGAAACACTGATTTCTACAGCATCCTCAGCGACAAGTCAATGGCTCTGACTGATGGTGAGAAGGTTCTGGCTATCCCGTACGCTGTTGAAGGCTATGGCATTATCTACAACGATGCAATCATGAGAAAATATTTTGCTCTTTCTGGCAAGGCTGTATCCATCTCCAGTGCAGATGAGATCAACAACTTTGCAACCCTCAAGGCAGTAGTTGAGGATATGACCAAGCACAAGGATGCCTTGGGTATCAAGGGTGTTTTTGCTTCCACCAGTCTGTCTGCAGGTAATCAGTGGAGATGGCAGACCCACTTGGTAAACGTTCCTCTCCATTTTGAGATGGTAGCAAGGGATATTCCTGCTGGATCAAGCGTCCCTGAACTTGAATTCACCTACAGTGAAAACATGAAGAACATCTGGGATCTCTATTTGAACAACAGCACCACTGCTCCTGGCTTGCTTGGAAGCAAGAGTGTTGATGATTCAATGGCAGAGTTTGCACTTGGCCAGGCTGCCATGGTACAGAACGGCAACTGGGGTGCCAGTCAGATTCTTGGTGTCAAGGGTAACAAGGTTGCTGATTCCGACATAAAGTTCCTGCCCATCTACACTGGGATTGAAGGTGAGGAGAATGCAGGCCTGAACGTTGGAACAGAAAACTATCTCTGCATTAACAGTAATGTAAGTGCAGAACAGCAGGAAATGGCTGACCAGTTCCTCGCATGGCTCTTTGCCAGCGAAACAGGCAAGCAGTTCGTAAAGAACGACCTGATGTTCATCACACCGTTCAATTCCTTCAAGGATAGCGAGCTTCCCACCGATCCATTGGCCAAGGAAGTCATCCGTTGGATGAACAAGCCTGGGGTCAACTCTGTTCCTTGGGCATTCTCCATCATCCCCAGTGAGGAGTGGAAGAACAAGTTCGGCGCAGCTCTTGCTGAGTACAGCGTTGGTAGGATGAATTGGAACGAGGTTGAGAAGGTCGCTGTCGATGCTTGGAAGACTGAGTACGATTTGACCAACTAA
- a CDS encoding sugar ABC transporter permease, producing the protein MQKSIQKYFALFALPGLICFAIAFLIPMVMGVVLSFFKFSTVTNATFNGLENYRNIFIDKEFLSALWFTIRFTIVSVITINLGAFALAMLLTRGIKGTNLFRTVFFMPNLIGGIVLGWIWQVIINGILLRQGVTIVNDPKYGFWGLVVLMNWQNIGYMMVIYIAGIQNISHDLIEAAQIDGAGRWTMLRSVILPSIMPSITICSFLTLTNGFKLFDQNLALTAGAPGKQTEMLALNIFNTFYGRSGFEGVGQAKAVLFTILVAFIALSQLRLTRNKEVEA; encoded by the coding sequence ATGCAAAAGTCCATACAGAAATATTTTGCTTTATTTGCGCTTCCAGGTCTGATCTGCTTCGCTATTGCGTTTCTGATCCCAATGGTTATGGGGGTGGTTCTTTCCTTCTTCAAGTTCAGTACCGTAACGAATGCAACCTTCAATGGCTTGGAGAACTACCGGAACATCTTCATTGATAAGGAGTTCCTTTCAGCTCTCTGGTTTACCATTCGTTTTACGATAGTCTCCGTGATAACCATCAACCTTGGTGCCTTTGCGCTTGCGATGCTGCTTACCCGGGGTATCAAGGGGACAAACCTTTTCAGGACAGTATTCTTTATGCCTAACCTGATCGGAGGCATTGTCCTTGGTTGGATCTGGCAGGTAATCATCAATGGTATTCTTCTCAGGCAGGGAGTCACCATCGTCAATGATCCAAAGTATGGATTCTGGGGTTTGGTTGTCCTGATGAACTGGCAGAATATCGGATACATGATGGTCATCTACATAGCCGGTATTCAGAATATCTCTCATGATCTCATTGAAGCAGCACAGATTGATGGAGCCGGAAGATGGACCATGTTGCGTTCAGTCATCCTTCCCTCGATCATGCCATCAATTACCATTTGTAGTTTCCTCACCCTTACGAACGGATTCAAGTTGTTTGACCAGAACCTTGCTCTCACAGCTGGTGCTCCTGGAAAGCAGACAGAGATGTTGGCACTCAACATCTTCAACACCTTCTATGGCCGCAGTGGCTTCGAAGGGGTAGGTCAGGCAAAGGCAGTACTCTTTACCATCTTGGTTGCATTCATTGCCCTAAGCCAGCTCCGTCTTACACGTAACAAGGAGGTAGAGGCATGA
- a CDS encoding carbohydrate ABC transporter permease — MNLQAKAKRINYGLIIILSLLTILFISPILVVLMNSFKSKLFISNEPFSFPNPDTYAGGENYITGSEKIKFFDAFGYSLFITVFSVISISLVTSMLAWYITRVKTKFTNFVYYLLVFSMIVPFQMVMFTMSKTANVLHLDNPVGIIVLYVGFGAGLGTFMFSGFIKSIPLSLEEAAMIDGAGPVKTYFLIVFPMLKPTAITVAILNSMWIWNDYLLPYLTIGTEYKTIPVAIQYLRGGYGAVDMGAMMAMLVLAMVPIIAFYLAAQKHIIRGVVAGAVKG, encoded by the coding sequence ATGAACCTGCAAGCCAAAGCTAAACGGATTAATTATGGTTTGATCATAATCCTTTCCCTCCTTACCATTCTGTTTATCTCTCCAATCTTGGTCGTATTGATGAACTCTTTTAAATCAAAGCTGTTCATTTCCAATGAACCATTTTCCTTTCCCAATCCTGATACCTATGCAGGAGGGGAGAACTATATTACAGGATCAGAGAAGATCAAGTTCTTTGATGCATTCGGCTATTCACTGTTCATCACTGTTTTCTCCGTGATCAGCATCTCATTGGTTACGAGCATGCTGGCATGGTATATAACCAGGGTGAAAACAAAGTTCACCAACTTTGTCTATTACCTGTTGGTGTTCTCCATGATCGTCCCCTTCCAGATGGTCATGTTTACGATGAGTAAAACGGCCAATGTTCTTCATCTGGATAATCCAGTTGGCATTATCGTGCTCTATGTAGGCTTTGGTGCAGGACTGGGAACCTTTATGTTCAGTGGATTCATTAAGAGTATTCCCCTTAGCCTTGAAGAAGCTGCCATGATCGATGGGGCTGGGCCTGTAAAGACGTACTTCCTCATTGTCTTTCCGATGCTTAAGCCAACTGCAATAACGGTTGCCATCCTTAATTCCATGTGGATTTGGAATGACTACCTCCTCCCTTACCTGACCATTGGAACAGAGTACAAGACAATTCCTGTTGCCATCCAGTACCTGAGAGGTGGCTATGGAGCGGTCGATATGGGGGCTATGATGGCAATGCTGGTCTTGGCCATGGTCCCGATCATTGCTTTCTATCTTGCAGCACAGAAGCACATCATCCGTGGTGTAGTTGCCGGCGCTGTGAAGGGTTGA
- the malQ gene encoding 4-alpha-glucanotransferase, whose protein sequence is MNSKHKRDAGILLHITSLPSPYGIGDLGRNAYAVADWMEKADIRLWQLLPLNPTGFGNSPYAPRSTFAGNELLIDLETLMHEGYLSSEDLQSMPSFPDDRVHFQLVQERKLPLLKKAALAFLHKNKDKDTAFTGFCREQSFWLDDYALFMVLYETYQDARWFNQWPEGFSKRDKNVLRAFSKEHEREVAIWKVLQYFFALQWDAFKRYVNAKRIQLVGDVPIFVAADSADTWSNLHLFKTDEEGHFSAVSGVPPDIFSATGQLWGNPVYDWDVLEAEGYQWWIKRLERLFAMIDILRIDHFRGFDAYYEIPAGDRTAERGQWITVDGKTFFKQVRDHFGSVPIIAEDLGLMTDSVEALRDDNGFPGMKILQFGFSKDEKGRSNYYDDFLPHNWKENFVAYTGTHDNNTTLGWFNSLDVQDKEMVLTYLDCEETEVVRKMIRTLMLSCARTAIIPMQDLLEKDEQARMNYPSTCNDVNWSWRATADEFTEEIAHTLAHLVAISARNGLLGT, encoded by the coding sequence ATGAATAGCAAGCATAAACGAGATGCCGGTATTCTCTTGCACATCACCAGCCTTCCTTCTCCTTACGGTATCGGGGACTTGGGGCGTAATGCCTATGCTGTTGCCGATTGGATGGAGAAGGCAGATATCCGCCTCTGGCAGCTCTTGCCGCTCAATCCAACCGGATTTGGGAATTCTCCCTATGCTCCACGTTCCACGTTTGCCGGCAATGAGCTGCTCATTGACCTTGAAACGTTGATGCATGAGGGATACCTTTCCTCTGAGGATTTGCAATCCATGCCATCTTTTCCGGATGATAGGGTACACTTTCAACTGGTGCAGGAGAGAAAGCTACCCTTGTTGAAGAAGGCTGCCCTCGCTTTTCTTCATAAGAATAAAGACAAGGATACTGCATTTACGGGGTTCTGCAGGGAGCAGTCGTTTTGGTTGGATGACTATGCGCTTTTCATGGTCCTGTATGAGACCTATCAGGATGCCCGCTGGTTCAACCAATGGCCTGAAGGTTTTTCCAAACGAGATAAGAATGTCTTGAGGGCATTTAGTAAGGAACATGAGAGAGAGGTTGCCATCTGGAAGGTGTTGCAATACTTCTTTGCTTTGCAGTGGGATGCATTCAAACGGTATGTGAATGCAAAGCGGATTCAACTGGTTGGTGATGTCCCCATTTTCGTGGCAGCTGACAGTGCAGATACCTGGAGTAATCTCCATCTGTTCAAGACGGATGAGGAGGGGCATTTCAGCGCGGTAAGTGGTGTGCCCCCAGATATCTTTAGTGCAACTGGGCAACTTTGGGGGAATCCTGTCTATGACTGGGATGTTCTTGAAGCTGAGGGTTACCAGTGGTGGATCAAGCGATTGGAACGACTGTTTGCCATGATTGATATTTTGAGAATAGACCACTTCAGAGGGTTTGATGCGTACTACGAAATACCAGCCGGGGATAGAACAGCAGAACGTGGGCAATGGATTACGGTTGACGGTAAAACCTTTTTCAAGCAGGTTAGAGACCACTTTGGATCAGTCCCCATCATTGCCGAGGACCTTGGGTTGATGACCGACTCAGTTGAAGCTTTACGGGATGACAATGGATTTCCTGGAATGAAAATACTCCAATTTGGATTCAGTAAGGATGAAAAGGGAAGAAGTAATTATTATGATGACTTTCTACCGCATAACTGGAAGGAGAACTTTGTAGCGTATACCGGTACCCATGACAACAATACCACCCTTGGATGGTTCAATTCCCTTGATGTACAGGACAAGGAGATGGTGCTTACCTATCTTGATTGCGAAGAGACTGAGGTGGTGCGGAAGATGATTCGCACCCTGATGCTCTCCTGTGCTCGTACAGCCATCATTCCCATGCAGGATTTATTGGAGAAGGATGAACAAGCAAGAATGAACTATCCTTCAACCTGTAATGATGTCAATTGGAGCTGGAGAGCTACAGCAGATGAGTTTACTGAAGAGATTGCCCATACTCTTGCACACCTGGTAGCCATTTCTGCCAGGAATGGGCTGCTGGGAACTTGA
- a CDS encoding DUF72 domain-containing protein, with amino-acid sequence MDTMHFGTCSWKYESWDGLVYEPGSSKRYLAQYANTYDSVEVDRWFWSLGKRSYGLPDPHDVREYDQDTPDSFKFTIKCPNTLTLPFSYQSKTEPNPWFLDAEVFYRFIETLEPLIPKIGLLMFQFGYLNRSMFKDRDEFLESLDRFFSLLPDSLPYAVELRNPAWMDTSYFSFLEERQIGPVLLSGYWMDDLDTQLQRAGSHLHSPFCVRLHGEDRKEIEKESGGKWDRILESHDQELIAIAPRLVKLAQEGKVIYINVNNHYEGSAPLTISKLMNYLRETEADDVRI; translated from the coding sequence ATGGATACCATGCACTTTGGAACATGTTCGTGGAAATATGAAAGTTGGGATGGATTGGTATATGAGCCTGGTAGTTCCAAGCGGTACCTTGCCCAGTATGCCAATACCTATGATTCGGTGGAAGTGGATAGATGGTTCTGGTCGCTGGGAAAGCGGAGTTATGGTCTTCCTGACCCCCATGATGTGAGAGAATATGACCAGGATACTCCTGACAGCTTCAAATTTACCATCAAGTGTCCAAATACCTTGACCCTTCCATTCAGTTACCAGAGCAAGACTGAACCAAACCCTTGGTTTCTTGATGCCGAGGTGTTTTATCGGTTCATAGAAACCCTTGAGCCGCTTATCCCAAAAATTGGCCTATTGATGTTTCAGTTTGGATACCTGAACCGTAGTATGTTCAAGGATCGTGATGAGTTCCTTGAATCCCTTGACAGGTTTTTCTCTTTGCTCCCTGATTCTCTTCCCTATGCCGTAGAGCTCAGGAACCCTGCATGGATGGATACATCCTACTTCTCCTTCCTGGAGGAACGACAGATTGGTCCTGTATTGCTCTCTGGGTACTGGATGGATGATCTTGACACCCAATTACAGAGAGCAGGGTCCCATCTCCATTCCCCTTTCTGTGTACGTTTGCATGGTGAAGATAGGAAAGAAATTGAAAAGGAGAGTGGAGGGAAATGGGATCGAATTCTTGAAAGCCATGATCAGGAATTGATTGCAATTGCTCCAAGACTCGTAAAGCTTGCACAGGAGGGAAAGGTGATTTACATAAATGTGAATAACCACTATGAAGGGAGCGCCCCGCTTACCATCAGTAAGTTGATGAATTATCTCCGAGAAACAGAGGCAGACGATGTACGAATCTAG
- a CDS encoding 5'-nucleotidase C-terminal domain-containing protein has product MKRVLLKRVLLGILMLCITMGFLFAQPLPEQAEELVILATTDIHGNVWGFSYENDKETNNNGMARIATYVEQVRDAHPNVILVDNGDIIQGNIMTDDLYNKREGDHPVIRAMNLLDYDSLTLGNHEFNFGENLIKRMQELANFPLLSANMSRLDGTMAALPYTIVERSGVKVGIIGLTNPNAPRWDGEKTDPFVYAPVGPAARRVVDILDDKVDVLVVVAHVGLYPEYDVDGGSDGGLAILELCPEIDVLIVGHAHTTIAEVQDGIAIGGAKNLGREVIRIDLSLDENKQVDGQEVTIVDMTDYEPSELIRGNAFIKEAHQATRDFISGGAPSADGSPSGGIFGTAAVDFQPKNEIMGIPEGKLRDTAVMDFINEVQLLNSGADVSAAALFADTSDIPKGAINYGTIFGIYKYDNTLYRVPVTGAELKAYMEWSATCYNQWKPGDLSISFNPDKPGYLYDMFSGVDYEIDLSKPEGQRIKNVRFKGKPLSDTQKLTLAVNNYRYSSALKAQKLVSGVREWESPNSIRDMLVAYIKEKGTIYPKVDNNWKIVGVNLDSPYRKQVIKMVNEGKLESPYNNPLNVNELKKQGIIK; this is encoded by the coding sequence ATGAAACGAGTACTCTTAAAGCGGGTATTACTCGGCATTTTGATGCTTTGCATCACAATGGGATTCCTCTTTGCACAACCCCTGCCAGAACAGGCGGAGGAACTGGTCATCCTAGCTACCACAGATATTCATGGAAATGTCTGGGGATTCAGTTATGAGAACGACAAGGAGACAAACAACAACGGTATGGCCCGTATTGCTACCTATGTGGAGCAAGTTCGTGATGCACATCCTAATGTCATCCTGGTAGATAATGGTGATATCATCCAGGGAAATATCATGACTGATGATTTATACAACAAGAGGGAAGGTGATCATCCTGTCATCCGTGCGATGAATCTCTTGGATTATGATAGCCTGACATTGGGAAACCATGAGTTCAATTTTGGAGAGAACTTGATCAAACGTATGCAGGAACTGGCGAACTTTCCTTTACTATCGGCAAATATGTCCCGATTGGATGGCACCATGGCCGCCCTTCCGTACACCATAGTAGAGAGGTCTGGAGTAAAGGTCGGCATCATCGGCCTTACTAATCCAAATGCACCAAGATGGGATGGCGAAAAGACTGATCCCTTTGTCTATGCACCTGTAGGCCCTGCTGCAAGACGGGTAGTGGATATCCTGGATGACAAGGTCGATGTTCTGGTAGTTGTTGCTCATGTGGGACTGTATCCTGAGTATGATGTTGACGGAGGCAGTGATGGAGGCCTTGCTATCCTTGAGCTTTGCCCTGAGATTGATGTGCTTATCGTTGGGCATGCCCATACCACAATCGCAGAGGTACAGGATGGGATTGCTATCGGCGGGGCAAAGAACCTTGGTCGTGAGGTTATTCGCATCGACCTCAGTCTTGATGAGAACAAGCAAGTTGATGGACAGGAAGTGACCATCGTTGATATGACTGACTATGAACCGAGTGAGTTAATCAGGGGGAATGCTTTCATTAAGGAGGCACATCAGGCCACCAGAGACTTTATTTCCGGTGGAGCACCTTCTGCTGATGGAAGTCCCAGTGGTGGTATCTTTGGTACAGCAGCAGTTGACTTCCAACCCAAGAATGAGATTATGGGTATCCCCGAGGGAAAACTTCGTGATACCGCTGTCATGGATTTCATCAATGAGGTACAACTGCTTAACAGTGGTGCAGATGTGTCAGCAGCTGCGCTCTTTGCCGATACCAGTGATATTCCCAAGGGTGCGATCAACTACGGAACCATCTTTGGTATCTACAAGTACGACAATACCCTCTATCGAGTACCAGTCACCGGTGCTGAGCTGAAAGCCTATATGGAGTGGTCTGCAACCTGCTACAACCAGTGGAAGCCGGGTGACCTCTCCATCAGCTTCAACCCAGACAAGCCGGGCTATCTCTATGATATGTTCAGCGGTGTTGACTACGAGATCGACCTGAGCAAACCTGAAGGGCAGAGGATCAAGAATGTCAGGTTTAAGGGTAAGCCACTCTCTGATACACAGAAACTTACCCTTGCTGTGAACAACTACCGATATTCTTCGGCCCTGAAAGCACAAAAACTGGTATCTGGGGTACGGGAATGGGAGAGTCCAAACTCAATTCGAGATATGCTTGTAGCCTATATCAAGGAAAAGGGGACCATATATCCAAAGGTTGACAACAACTGGAAGATTGTTGGGGTGAACCTGGATAGTCCCTATCGTAAGCAGGTGATCAAGATGGTTAATGAGGGGAAACTTGAATCACCCTACAATAATCCATTGAATGTTAACGAACTGAAGAAACAGGGGATCATCAAATAA